Proteins encoded by one window of Pecten maximus chromosome 15, xPecMax1.1, whole genome shotgun sequence:
- the LOC117343589 gene encoding polycomb complex protein BMI-1-A-like yields MHRTTRIKITELNPHLICVLCGGYYIEAATIIECLHSFCRTCIVRYLESSKYCPICDVMVHKTKPLQNVKSDKTLQDLVYKLVPGLYKSEMKRRRDLYNAHPEATHHCTGPSEEKGDEDQDRLIYTYDEKISLSLELYSECVPEEVLGTYKEEDNPDRMKKRDVRYLQCPAAVTIGHLKKFIRMKFDLPSRYKIDIFHSFEPLDDLFTLMDVAYIYTWRRQSPLRLVYTVFELARNYKRKCEEVQTPCMEKHASVQEDLPKDTPVGERDASPMEAATEASPPSQTTPTHASAPAPAPTLSPVTRDETQHSKESPLPLKQNEKDPPQKEASAPVIKKNTSKYMDRLSYQAPTSVSKGLLNKHTLDSAGFKPLEDVNSFSNNGGSVYDFNDGRDSPVSAFTAPSVGDGENGSRGALKQTSGKKRKIGNGKLSYIADSRLQDKVISSKTKVTKDFTKTNKPPKEKKQGLFDIRGKVKSSKFNGIYTQHVLNGHVGN; encoded by the exons ATGCATAGAACGACCCGGATAAAGATAACGGAGTTGAACCCCCACCTGATCTGCGTGCTGTGTGGGGGGTACTACATAGAGGCAGCGACCATAATAGAATGTCTCCACTCCT TTTGCCGTACATGTATTGTTCGCTACCTGGAATCAAGCAAATACTGTCCGATTTGTGATGTCATGGTGCATAAAACCAAACCACTACAGAATGTAAA ATCAGACAAAACGCTACAGGACCTTGTGTACAAGTTAGTTCCTGGGCTATACAAAA GTGAGATGAAACGCAGACGTGACCTGTACAATGCCCACCCAGAAGCAA CTCATCATTGCACTGGGCCGAGCGAGGAGAAGGGCGATGAAGATCAAGACCGACTCATCTACACGTACGATGAAAAAATCAGCCTATCGCTTGAACTCTACTCCGA ATGCGTTCCGGAAGAAGTTCTTGGTACTTATAAAGAGGAGGATAATCCCGACAGAATGAAG AAAAGGGATGTACGGTATCTGCAGTGTCCAGCGGCTGTGACCATTGGTCATCTCAAGAAATTCATCCGGATGAAATTTGACCTGCCATCACGCTACAAG ATCGACATTTTTCACTCGTTTGAACCTTTGGATGACCTATTTACCTTGATGGACGTAGCATATATTTACACATGGAGGAGG CAATCGCCCTTAAGACTTGTATACACTGTGTTCGAATTGGCCAGAAACTACAAACGAAAATGCGAGGAAGTGCAGACCCCATGCATGGAGAAACACGCATCCGTCCAAGAAGACCTTCCGAAGGACACGCCAGTTGGGGAAAGAGACGCATCCCCTATGGAAGCAGCCACCGAAGCAAGTCCTCCGTCACAGACGACGCCGACGCACGCGTCCGCGCCCGCGCCTGCACCGACACTGTCGCCTGTGACGCGAGATGAGACACAGCATTCAAAAGAATCTCCATTACCATTGAAACAGAACGAGAAAGACCCCCCGCAAAAGGAAGCGAGTGCTCCGGTTATCAAGAAAaatacatctaaatacatggACCGATTATCATATCAGGCACCCACTTCTGTTAGCAAAGGACTCTTGAATAAACACACATTAGACAGTGCTGGATTCAAACCTTTGGAAGACGTTAACAGTTTCAGCAACAATGGCGGAAGTGTTTATGACTTTAACGATGGCCGAGATAGTCCTGTTTCAGCGTTCACAGCGCCCTCTGTTGGCGATGGTGAAAACGGTAGTAGAGGGGCTTTAAAACAGACATCGGGAAAGAAGAGGAAGATAGGCAATGGTAAACTTTCGTATATAGCTGATTCGCGCTTACAGGACAAAGTTATCTCTAGTAAGACAAAAGTTACGAAagattttacaaaaacaaacaaaccaccAAAGGAAAAGAAACAAGGCTTGTTCGATATCAGGGGGAAAGTGAAATCATCCAAGTTCAATGGAATTTATACTCAGCATGTGCTGAACGGACACGTCGGTAACTAA